A genomic window from Blattabacterium cuenoti includes:
- the pdxH gene encoding pyridoxamine 5'-phosphate oxidase, whose translation MIFDLSNYRKIYKKNSLIESIVPLSPLKLFHNWFLEEKKNSFNEELNAMSISTIGNDKCPETRIVLLKKYSEEGFFFYTNYRSFKGRSIQKNPKVCISFYWQKTERQIIIKGNVHKLSNYQSDEYFYKRPKENKLGCWASEQSSIIPSKNYLLNQYNKWKLYFKNKKIKRPFSWGGYVVHPYKMEFWQGQPHRLHDRLVYHLIKKNKWKLYRLSP comes from the coding sequence ATGATTTTTGATTTAAGTAATTATAGAAAAATTTATAAAAAAAATTCTTTAATAGAATCAATAGTTCCTTTAAGTCCTTTAAAATTATTTCATAATTGGTTTTTAGAAGAAAAAAAAAATTCTTTTAATGAAGAACTTAATGCTATGTCTATTTCAACTATAGGAAATGATAAATGTCCGGAAACAAGAATTGTTTTATTAAAAAAATATTCTGAAGAAGGTTTTTTCTTTTATACAAATTATAGAAGTTTTAAAGGAAGATCTATTCAAAAAAATCCAAAAGTTTGTATATCTTTCTATTGGCAGAAGACAGAAAGACAAATTATTATTAAAGGAAATGTTCATAAATTATCAAATTATCAATCAGATGAATACTTTTATAAAAGACCTAAAGAAAATAAATTAGGATGTTGGGCCTCTGAACAGAGTTCTATTATTCCATCAAAAAATTATTTATTAAATCAATATAATAAATGGAAATTATATTTTAAAAATAAAAAAATAAAACGTCCTTTTTCTTGGGGTGGATATGTAGTTCATCCATACAAAATGGAATTTTGGCAAGGACAACCTCATAGACTGCATGATAGATTAGTTTATCATTTAATTAAAAAAAATAAATGGAAATTATATAGATTATCTCCATAA
- a CDS encoding DNA polymerase III subunit beta, translating into MNGVNFQFTPFGATFVATNTYILVKYTINYLKFNHYINFTISKKSLKIIKNILINNNYIKKIIIEYNQIDLVKFKFKNKIFLCKIINKKYPNYNYVIPNYNYTNNENISLKINRILFLNSIKRISLFTKKKFIFFSFKNNKIKIYANNTSIYNYLNIEFINNNFKYESIKIGFNYKYLINILSSLHENFINFEFYHLNKIGLFKQNNKKENILILIMSIII; encoded by the coding sequence ATAAATGGAGTAAATTTTCAATTTACTCCATTTGGAGCTACTTTTGTAGCTACAAATACTTATATATTAGTAAAATATACTATAAATTACTTAAAATTTAATCATTATATAAATTTTACTATTTCTAAAAAATCTTTAAAAATTATTAAAAATATTTTAATTAATAATAATTATATAAAAAAAATAATTATTGAATATAATCAAATTGATTTAGTAAAATTTAAATTTAAAAATAAAATTTTTTTATGTAAAATTATTAATAAAAAATATCCAAATTATAATTATGTTATTCCTAATTATAATTATACAAATAATGAAAATATTTCATTAAAAATTAATCGTATTTTATTTTTAAATTCTATTAAAAGAATATCCTTATTTACTAAAAAAAAATTTATTTTTTTTTCATTTAAAAATAATAAAATAAAAATTTATGCAAATAATACTTCAATATATAATTATTTAAACATTGAATTTATTAATAATAATTTTAAGTATGAATCTATAAAAATTGGTTTTAATTATAAATATTTAATAAATATATTATCTTCTTTACATGAAAATTTTATTAATTTTGAATTTTATCATTTAAACAAAATAGGTTTATTTAAACAAAATAATAAAAAAGAAAATATTTTAATATTGATAATGTCCATTATAATATGA
- the pheT gene encoding phenylalanine--tRNA ligase subunit beta encodes MKISYHWLQKYIPLNININKISYLLNDIGFYVKKIKKVIINNNIKDFILDIEITQNRSDAMSHYGIARELYIILKFRNYKNIISLNKPTINYLQKDIDKYFLKIFIEEKNQSIRYSGVVISEIKIKSSPDWLNFKLKSIGIKPINNIIDIINFVTYELGQPIHVFDMDKIQGRKIFIKKINKKIIFQSEDNIKRELNEKDLIISDDQKPLSIAGIINSNISNIHHIKTKNIFLGSIYLNPKIIRSIGLKHFINTDARFRLEKGVDPNQTFYALQRTANLIKKIINGKISSDFMDIYQNPIIPLKIVLRYQKINDILGKKISKKKIKKILLLLKIIIISENEKSLLVSIPSYRKDVRREIDLIEEILRIYGIHKIKVSNNIKISPLPKFYPKENIQNIILNQLINYGFQEIINLPMINKNEKNLSHKKYIKIINPINKNYHYLRTSLLFGIINSIKYNFHRGNYNLKFFEIGKIYFKKNNQFLEKTHLSIAISQIEYKKKNTTNFFYLKGIIEQIFQKIGIVNYTQNISYHTFLKNNLSIKYKNKNIVDIGKIKMNCLKNKEIFYAEIDWEYLISINKEKKIIFIPYSKYPIAKRDLSVLVDKKISFEKIHQLLKKKEKNFIKKIKIYDLYEGKNLPKFKKSYTISFVFENIDGTLTDIIIQNIMNKIEIFLIKKLQAQIRGIESKN; translated from the coding sequence ATGAAAATATCATATCATTGGTTACAAAAATATATTCCTTTAAACATTAATATAAATAAAATTTCATATTTATTAAATGATATCGGTTTTTATGTAAAAAAAATAAAAAAAGTTATTATAAATAATAATATAAAAGATTTTATTTTAGATATAGAAATTACTCAAAATCGTTCAGATGCTATGAGTCATTATGGAATAGCTCGTGAATTATATATTATTTTAAAATTTCGTAATTATAAAAATATTATTTCTTTAAATAAACCTACTATAAATTATTTACAAAAAGATATTGATAAATATTTTTTAAAAATTTTTATTGAAGAAAAAAATCAATCTATTAGATATTCCGGAGTTGTTATTTCTGAAATAAAAATTAAATCTTCTCCAGATTGGTTAAATTTTAAATTAAAATCAATAGGAATAAAACCTATAAATAATATAATAGACATCATAAATTTTGTAACCTATGAATTAGGTCAACCTATACATGTTTTTGATATGGATAAAATACAAGGAAGAAAAATATTTATAAAAAAAATTAATAAAAAAATTATTTTTCAATCTGAAGATAATATAAAGAGAGAATTAAATGAAAAAGATTTAATAATTTCTGATGATCAAAAACCTTTATCAATAGCTGGAATTATTAATAGTAATATTTCTAATATTCATCATATAAAAACTAAAAATATTTTTTTAGGAAGTATTTATTTAAATCCTAAAATTATCCGTTCTATCGGATTAAAACATTTTATTAATACTGATGCTAGATTTAGATTAGAAAAAGGAGTTGATCCAAATCAAACTTTTTATGCTTTACAAAGAACTGCTAATCTTATAAAAAAAATTATAAATGGAAAAATTAGTTCAGATTTTATGGATATTTATCAGAATCCAATTATTCCTTTAAAAATTGTACTTCGATATCAAAAAATTAATGATATTTTAGGAAAAAAAATTTCTAAAAAAAAAATTAAAAAAATTTTATTGTTACTTAAAATTATAATTATATCTGAAAATGAAAAATCATTATTAGTTTCTATTCCTTCTTATCGAAAAGATGTTAGAAGAGAAATAGATTTAATAGAGGAAATATTACGGATATATGGAATTCATAAAATAAAAGTATCTAATAATATAAAAATTAGCCCACTTCCTAAATTTTATCCTAAAGAAAATATACAAAATATTATTTTAAATCAATTAATTAATTATGGATTTCAAGAAATTATTAATTTACCAATGATTAATAAAAATGAAAAAAATTTGTCCCATAAAAAATACATTAAAATTATTAATCCTATAAATAAAAATTATCATTATCTTCGTACAAGTTTATTATTTGGAATAATAAATAGCATAAAATATAATTTTCATAGAGGAAATTATAATTTAAAATTTTTTGAAATAGGTAAAATTTATTTTAAAAAAAATAATCAATTTTTAGAAAAAACTCATTTAAGTATTGCTATTTCACAAATAGAATATAAAAAAAAAAATACAACAAATTTTTTCTATTTAAAAGGAATTATAGAACAAATTTTTCAAAAAATTGGAATTGTTAATTATACTCAAAATATTTCTTATCATACTTTTTTAAAAAATAATTTATCTATTAAATATAAAAATAAAAATATTGTAGATATAGGAAAAATTAAAATGAATTGTTTAAAAAATAAAGAAATATTTTATGCTGAAATAGATTGGGAATATTTAATCTCAATTAATAAAGAAAAAAAAATTATTTTTATTCCATATTCTAAATATCCCATTGCAAAACGAGATTTATCTGTATTAGTAGATAAAAAAATTTCTTTTGAAAAAATACATCAACTTTTAAAAAAAAAAGAAAAAAATTTTATTAAAAAAATTAAAATATATGATTTATATGAAGGAAAAAATTTACCAAAATTTAAAAAATCTTATACTATAAGTTTTGTTTTTGAAAATATAGATGGAACATTAACTGATATAATAATTCAAAATATTATGAATAAAATAGAAATATTTTTAATCAAAAAATTACAAGCACAAATTAGAGGTATTGAATCAAAAAATTAA
- a CDS encoding glycine--tRNA ligase, with protein MKKNDYFLHFLISHAKNYGFIYPSSEIYGGLNAIYDYGQYGVDLKNNIKEYWWKSMTQLHDNIVGLDSSILMHSNIWKASGHIKKFYDLLIDNKDSKKRYRPDILIKEFLLKNNYPKKEKILFRLNHLLKKNDLVGIRLLIKELNILDPKCKSNNWSDVHLFNMMFKISEKNEKDVLFLRPETAQGIFSNFSHVKQSSRMKIPFGIAQIGKSFRKEIIARQFLFRMREFEQMEMQFFIFPKEEKKWYTYWKKFRLKWHLELNLGEKNYQLQDHRQLAHYASAGTDIEFHFPFGFKELEGIHCRRDFDLKRHENFSNKKIRVFKEFQSYIPYVIETSLGVDRLFLAIFSSSLKKEKLKNGNYRIILKIPNYLSPIKAAIFPLVLKNGLPEIAKKIFNEIKIDYKLIYDKNPSIGKLYRRQDAIGTPLCFTIDYDTITTNTVTMRYRDSMKQKRIPIKKISNFIEKETGMKKILKKLSNYI; from the coding sequence ATGAAAAAAAATGATTATTTTTTACATTTTTTAATATCACATGCCAAAAATTATGGTTTTATTTATCCATCTAGTGAAATTTATGGAGGATTAAATGCTATTTATGATTATGGACAATATGGTGTAGATTTAAAAAATAATATTAAAGAATATTGGTGGAAATCTATGACTCAACTGCATGATAATATTGTAGGATTAGATTCTTCTATTTTAATGCATTCCAATATTTGGAAAGCTTCTGGTCATATTAAAAAATTTTATGATTTGTTAATAGATAATAAAGATTCTAAAAAAAGATATCGTCCAGATATTTTAATTAAAGAATTTTTATTAAAAAATAATTATCCTAAAAAAGAAAAAATTTTATTTAGGTTGAATCACCTTTTAAAAAAAAATGATTTAGTAGGTATACGTTTATTAATTAAGGAATTAAATATTTTAGATCCTAAATGTAAATCTAATAATTGGAGTGATGTACATTTGTTTAATATGATGTTTAAAATTTCAGAAAAAAATGAAAAAGATGTTTTATTTCTTCGTCCAGAAACTGCTCAAGGAATATTTTCTAATTTTTCTCATGTAAAACAATCTAGTAGAATGAAAATTCCATTTGGAATTGCTCAAATAGGAAAATCATTTAGAAAAGAAATTATTGCAAGACAATTTCTTTTTCGTATGCGTGAATTTGAACAAATGGAAATGCAATTTTTTATTTTTCCAAAAGAAGAAAAAAAATGGTATACATATTGGAAAAAATTTCGTTTAAAATGGCATTTAGAATTAAATTTAGGAGAAAAAAATTATCAATTACAAGATCATCGTCAATTAGCACATTATGCTAGTGCTGGAACAGATATTGAATTTCATTTTCCTTTTGGTTTTAAAGAATTAGAAGGAATACATTGTCGTAGAGATTTTGATTTAAAAAGACATGAAAATTTTTCTAATAAAAAAATTAGAGTTTTTAAAGAATTTCAAAGTTATATTCCTTATGTAATCGAAACATCATTAGGAGTAGATCGTCTTTTTTTAGCTATATTTTCTTCTTCTTTAAAAAAAGAAAAATTAAAAAATGGAAATTATCGTATTATATTAAAAATTCCAAATTATTTATCTCCTATTAAAGCAGCAATATTTCCATTAGTTTTAAAGAATGGATTGCCAGAAATAGCTAAAAAGATATTTAATGAAATTAAAATTGATTATAAATTAATTTATGATAAAAATCCATCTATTGGAAAACTTTATCGTAGACAAGATGCTATTGGAACCCCTCTTTGTTTTACTATTGATTATGATACTATTACTACTAATACAGTTACTATGAGATATAGAGATTCGATGAAACAAAAACGAATTCCAATAAAAAAAATTTCTAATTTTATAGAAAAAGAAACAGGAATGAAAAAAATTTTAAAAAAATTATCTAATTATATTTAA
- the trxB gene encoding thioredoxin-disulfide reductase has protein sequence MLKRKKIKNCVIIGSGPSGYTAAIYASRADLNPILFEGFQPGGQLTMTTYVDNYPGFYNGIYGNKLMENLKKQAERFNSIIISKTITKVKLSNEIGGLHRIQIENENYIESKGIIIATGSKPRFLGIDKEKKFMGLGISFCATCDGFFHKEKDVAIIGGGDTALEEAIFLSKICKNIYLIVRKNYFKASKFLQKKILKIKNINIYFGFKIIEIFGNNFLEGIKIFNKKNKINKSIFISGLFISIGHDPNTDLFKNQLKLDEKGFIFVKKGTTCTNKPGVFAAGDVQDSIYRQAITSAGTGCMAALDLERYLYFCC, from the coding sequence ATGTTAAAAAGAAAAAAAATAAAAAATTGTGTAATTATTGGATCTGGTCCATCTGGATATACTGCAGCTATATATGCTTCTAGAGCTGATTTAAATCCTATTTTATTTGAAGGATTTCAACCAGGAGGGCAATTAACTATGACAACATATGTTGATAATTATCCTGGATTTTATAATGGAATTTATGGAAATAAATTAATGGAAAATTTAAAAAAACAAGCAGAACGTTTTAATAGTATTATTATATCTAAAACTATTACTAAAGTAAAATTATCTAACGAAATAGGAGGATTACATCGTATTCAAATAGAAAATGAAAATTATATAGAAAGTAAAGGAATTATTATTGCTACAGGATCTAAACCGAGATTTTTAGGAATAGATAAAGAAAAAAAATTTATGGGATTAGGAATTTCTTTTTGTGCAACTTGTGATGGATTCTTTCATAAAGAAAAAGATGTCGCTATTATAGGAGGTGGAGATACTGCTTTAGAAGAAGCTATTTTTTTATCAAAAATTTGTAAAAATATATATTTAATAGTTAGAAAAAATTACTTTAAAGCATCTAAATTTTTACAAAAAAAAATTTTAAAAATAAAAAATATTAATATTTATTTTGGTTTTAAAATTATAGAAATTTTTGGAAATAATTTTTTAGAAGGTATTAAAATTTTTAATAAAAAAAATAAAATTAATAAAAGTATTTTTATTAGTGGTTTATTTATTTCTATTGGTCATGATCCTAATACGGATTTATTTAAAAATCAATTAAAATTAGATGAAAAAGGTTTTATTTTTGTTAAAAAAGGAACTACTTGTACTAATAAACCAGGTGTATTTGCTGCGGGAGATGTACAAGATTCTATTTATCGTCAAGCGATTACTTCTGCTGGAACTGGATGTATGGCCGCTTTAGATTTAGAAAGATATTTATATTTTTGTTGTTAA
- a CDS encoding type I restriction enzyme HsdR N-terminal domain-containing protein yields MSIFNFCINHLHLKKINNKIFIYCMIRKKFYSFTKEEITRQYIIFFLKKKKKYSSIKVEFPFKINQLNKRLDILVFFRKKPYIIIECKAPNILLTQKTFDQISLYNKKIKAPYLMISNGIKNFIFQSNKYKKKYIYIKYIP; encoded by the coding sequence ATGTCTATTTTTAATTTTTGTATTAATCATTTACATTTAAAAAAAATAAACAATAAAATATTTATATATTGTATGATTAGAAAAAAATTCTATTCTTTTACTAAAGAAGAAATAACTCGTCAATATATAATTTTTTTTTTAAAAAAAAAAAAAAAATATTCTTCTATAAAAGTAGAATTTCCTTTTAAAATTAATCAATTAAATAAAAGATTAGATATTTTAGTTTTTTTTAGAAAAAAACCATATATAATTATTGAATGTAAAGCTCCAAATATTTTATTAACACAAAAAACATTTGATCAAATTTCTTTATATAATAAAAAAATTAAAGCTCCATATTTAATGATTAGTAATGGAATAAAAAATTTTATTTTTCAATCAAATAAATATAAAAAAAAGTATATATATATAAAATATATTCCTTAA
- the gap gene encoding type I glyceraldehyde-3-phosphate dehydrogenase: MSVIKIGINGLGRIGKLVLMSSLKRKNIQVVCINDLIPIQYIVYMLKYDSIHGPFKGEICIEKDNYLILNGKKIKVTNEKNPENLKWGQFNIKYVVESTGIFLTRNLAKIHIQSGAKKVILSAPPKEDNIPMYVMGVNHENIKLDNPDILSNASCTTNCLAPIVKVLNDNFGVLEGLMTTIHASTSTQKVVDSVSLKDWRSGRSSLVNIIPSSTGAANAVGKIIPSLNKKLTGMAFRVPISNVSVLDLTACLKKETTYEKIKYYMKKSSETTLKGILGYIEDAVVSTDFIGDKRISIFDANSSIMLNPTFIKIISWYDNEVGYSNKLIDLIQYSYKMNN; this comes from the coding sequence ATGTCCGTAATTAAAATAGGAATTAATGGTCTTGGTAGAATAGGTAAATTAGTTTTGATGTCTTCTTTAAAAAGAAAAAATATCCAAGTAGTATGTATTAATGATTTAATCCCTATCCAATATATAGTTTATATGTTAAAATATGATTCTATTCATGGGCCTTTTAAAGGAGAGATTTGTATAGAAAAAGATAATTATTTGATTTTAAATGGAAAAAAAATAAAAGTAACTAATGAAAAAAATCCTGAAAATTTAAAATGGGGGCAATTTAATATAAAATATGTAGTAGAATCCACTGGTATTTTTTTAACTAGAAATTTAGCTAAAATACATATTCAATCAGGTGCTAAAAAAGTTATTTTATCAGCTCCTCCAAAAGAGGATAACATTCCTATGTATGTTATGGGAGTAAATCATGAAAATATTAAATTGGATAATCCTGATATTTTATCTAATGCATCTTGCACAACTAATTGTTTAGCTCCAATTGTTAAAGTTTTAAATGATAATTTTGGTGTATTAGAAGGATTAATGACGACTATACATGCTTCTACTTCTACTCAAAAAGTAGTAGATTCAGTTTCTTTAAAAGATTGGAGATCAGGACGATCTTCATTAGTTAATATTATTCCTTCATCTACAGGAGCGGCAAATGCTGTAGGTAAAATTATTCCAAGTTTAAATAAAAAATTAACGGGAATGGCTTTTAGAGTTCCAATTTCAAATGTTTCTGTATTAGATTTAACAGCATGTTTAAAAAAAGAAACTACTTATGAAAAAATTAAATATTATATGAAAAAATCATCTGAAACTACTTTAAAAGGTATTTTAGGGTATATAGAGGATGCTGTTGTTTCTACAGATTTTATAGGAGATAAAAGAATTTCTATTTTTGATGCTAATTCTAGTATTATGTTAAATCCTACTTTTATAAAAATTATATCTTGGTATGATAATGAAGTTGGTTATTCAAATAAATTAATAGATCTGATTCAGTATAGTTATAAAATGAATAATTAA